The Cryptomeria japonica chromosome 2, Sugi_1.0, whole genome shotgun sequence region GATTATATGAATTAGATTTCCAAGAGGTTTCATTTTGTTCTGGAGAAGAAAAACCATATCTTCACCTTCCAGGATTAAAAATGGCTCATCTGTATCCATTGTCACAGTGAACCAAGCATCATAGCTAAACTGTGTTGCAGTAGCTCCATGCACAGTTGTGAAATGCTCTGGGAACAGTTTTGATGAAGCTGTAAAACTGCATCCCGAAACAGGGCATAAGTACGGCGCATACCGACATTTGGATTCATGATCACGTCTTTCAGGATATCTAACTAACTCTGTACATCCACTACAAGAATATTTGCAGCCCACTTTAACAGACTCAATCACTTTTTCAATGGCCAAACAACGGATCTTTCCAATAGGCTTAGCACATGAATGGCATTTACTGTACAATAGCTCACAGCATTTGGAACAGGCTATGTGTCCATTTGAGCACTGTCTCATCAGAAGTTAGAAATCATTAATAACAAATAATAACTTAACTGGAAGATAAGTTGATGCACAAAAGCATTAAGCAGAAATGACAAATACGTATTCCATAGTCTAGAATGCTTATTTAACATTGGATTTTGTTAGATACTAACAGAGTTGATCCATCCAATAAAAGATAAATTAAGAATGAAACTAATGCAAATAATATCCAATTATAAAATAATCTAGTACACTGTAAGTTCCTTTAAGGATTATTtctgttttatttttaaatcaagaaCTGGAAATATCATAAAATCCCAATTTCCTCAATGTTTATGTTGTATTACAAACAACTAT contains the following coding sequences:
- the LOC131078868 gene encoding putative E3 ubiquitin-protein ligase SINA-like 6 — protein: MVKFSPGDEYSSNSKRPRPSSAEEAPPVMQQRQERGIGLSGSESDMGIGMAAFIDPETLDCCICMEPLSSPVFQCSNGHIACSKCCELLYSKCHSCAKPIGKIRCLAIEKVIESVKVGCKYSCSGCTELVRYPERRDHESKCRYAPYLCPVSGCSFTASSKLFPEHFTTVHGATATQFSYDAWFTVTMDTDEPFLILEGEDMVFLLQNKMKPLGNLIHIIYFGPVSLEEQYSYQIEIKKEKRRLIMESFARSIVGICETLQDFLLVPIETYEENGQFTFEISFHRL